A stretch of the Papaver somniferum cultivar HN1 chromosome 6, ASM357369v1, whole genome shotgun sequence genome encodes the following:
- the LOC113291392 gene encoding uncharacterized protein LOC113291392, with protein sequence MDDFDDDFGQYMKGEHDVDLFPEEEVFTPVDPSKMEVKTRFANKEAFKKHLRGYCVLNKCQYILDRSAPSRIKAECRFKTEHDCPWFVYASKKEGEKTFVLRKVNLEHKCEGDPQNRNRSVDPHFVKDFVLDQMKNKPKKVVPDPYKIKEDFLAEKRVNIPYQCAWKARNLVLESLYGNYKESYNEVPAFCKMFTKCNDGSVAKFTFDTVNNTFESMTLSFEPAMRGWRKACRGVIGLDACHLTGEYGGVLMAATALDGQNGLVMLGIMVCRAETKENWIIFLKHLKDAILAHPVKVAFISDRQKGLLEAVGIVFPGHHHRYCWR encoded by the coding sequence ATGGATgactttgatgatgattttggtcaGTACATGAAGGGTGAGCATGATGTAGATCTTTTccctgaagaagaagtttttactCCAGTAGATCCTAGCAAAATGGAGGTAAAAACTAGATTTGCAAATAAGGAAGCATTTAAGAAACATCTCAGGGGTTATTGTGTTCTTAATAAGTGTCAATATATTTTGGATAGAAGTGCTCCCTCTAGAATTAAGGCTGAGTGTAGGTTTAAAACAGAACATGATTGTCCTTGGTTTGTGTATGCTAGCAAGAAAGAGGGTGAGAAGACTTTTGTTCTTAGGAAAGTGAATTTGGAACATAAGTGTGAAGGGGATCCCCAAAATAGGAATAGATCTGTTGATCCTCATTTTGTAAAGGATTTTGTTCTTGATCAGATGAAGAATAAGCCTAAAAAAGTTGTTCCAGACCCTTATAAAATCAAGGAAGACTTCTTAGCTGAAAAGAGAGTAAATATACCATATCAGTGTGCATGGAAGGCTAGGAATCTAGTTTTAGAGTCATTATATGGGAACTATAAAGAAAGTTACAATGAAGTACCAGCATTCTGCAAGATGTTTACAAAATGCAATGATGGGTCTGTTGCTAAGTTCACTTTTGACACAGTGAATAACACCTTTGAAAGCATGACACTCTCATTTGAACCTGCAATGAGGGGTTGGCGAAAAGCATGCAGGGGAGTTATAGGGCTTGATGCCTGCCATCTAACAGGGGAATATGGGGGAGTATTGATGGCTGCAACTGCACTTGATGGACAGAATGGGTTAGTAATGTTAGGAATTATGGTATGCAGAGCTGAAACAAAGGAAaattggatcatttttttgaagcatttgaagGATGCAATATTAGCACATCCAGTGAAAGTGGCTTTCATTTCAGATAGGCAAAAAGGTTTATTGGAAGCTGTTGGTATAGTGTTTCCTGGCCATCACCACAGATACTGTTGGAGGTAA
- the LOC113291393 gene encoding uncharacterized protein LOC113291393, which produces MNNNFSESFNNMINKMRNKPIIMIGIMYANLVMGTWYNRRTESASWVDGNLVPTAVTLIKKMLEFVTDYGVDPCVAGELYMVTSPKNSVFTVNILAKTCSCLQWQLRGFPCMHAVSALHSIRPQWRKYCSDYYSVENYKATYAPTFAPLDDKSEWVQPNMNKKILNPPHSRKPGRPKSKRVRSYDEPRVEKTKRRCGKCGNVTNHNKRTCAGGEVGSNPTAKRQRTECDAQSFTFSNIEPSQTTRVRGAAKSNKKKRTASFVGECFTGPGSQPLATPSSTPASTTPMSLPSIAPSSTPPSTINNLYQNFFGIGSVSQNIKQGKGRGNGNAKKK; this is translated from the exons atgaacaacaatttttcagaGTCTTTTAACAATATGATCAACAAGATGAGAAATAAACCAATTATAATGATAGGAATAATGTATGCTAACTTAGTGATGGGTACATGGTACAATAGGAGGACTGAATCTGCATCATGGGTAGATGGTAATTTGGTTCCTACTGCTGTTACATTGATTAAGAAAATGTTGGAATTTGTGACTGACTATGGTGTTGACCCTTGTGTGGCTGGAGAGTTATATATGGTGACTAGTCCAAAGAATTCTGTGTTCACAGTGAACATACTTGCCAAGACTTGCTCTTGTTTGCAGTGGCAGTTGAGGGGGTTCCCCTGTATGCATGCAGTGAGTGCATTGCATAGCATAAGGCCACAATGGAGAaa GTACTGCAGTGATTACTATTCAGTGGAGAACTATAAGGCCACATATGCACCAACTTTTGCACCACTAGATGATAAAAGTGAATGGGTCCAG CCAAACATGAACAAGAAGATCTTGAACCCTCCTCACAGTAGGAAACCAGGAAGACCCAAGAGCAAGAGGGTAAGAAGTTATGATGAACCTCGTGTtgagaagacaaaaaggaggtgtGGGAAATGTGGAAATGTTACTAACCACAACAAAAGAACATGTGCTGGTGGTGAAGTGGGATCTAATCCAACTGCAAAGAGGCAAAGGACTGAATGTGATGCACAAAGCTTCACCTTCAGCAACATAGAGCCAAGTCAGACCACCAGAGTTAGGGGTGCAGCTAAgtcaaacaagaagaagagaacggCATCATTTGTTGGTGAATGTTTTACAGGGCCTGGCAGTCAGCCTTTGGCAACACCATCTTCTACTCCAGCTTCCACAACACCTATGAGTCTGCCATCTATAGCACCATCTTCTACTCCACCCTCTACAATAAATAACCTTTATCAGAACTTCTTTGGCATTGGATCTGTATCTCAGAATATAAAACAAGGAAAGGGAAGGGGAAATGGAAATGCTAAGAAGAAATGA
- the LOC113289059 gene encoding rop guanine nucleotide exchange factor 1-like, which yields MGSISSDEEGYDQQSERYGGSYSLSADVSESESSGSYSCRRYDGTEGGGGAGGASSSLSSSPLTSSRVMSSLGNSIFPSASSLMLPVIGKDIVVWEDEKPEKRLADLSEVEMMKERFAKLLLGEDMSGGGKGVCTALAISNAITNLSATVFGELWRLEPLAPQKKSMWCREMEWLLSVSDSIVELIPSVQDFPGGGTFEVMKARPRSDLYVNLPALKKLDAMLLSMLESFRDTEFWYVERGVIVAEGDGGGGGGGDAYPLSSSNGRHSIRQEEKWWLPCPKVPHEGLSDDARKTLQQCRDCTNQILKAALAINSSVLCEMEIPSVYLETLPKSGKSCLGDIIYRYVTAEQFSPECLLNCLDLSSEHQTLEIANSIEAAVLVWRQRSGKKLTNNAKNGRSSWGGKVKGLVGDSSRSQLLAHRAETLLQSLRLRYPGLPQTVLDMNKIQYNKDVGQSILESYSRVMESLAFNIMARIDDVLYVDDAMKKCVAAESVSLFGRGGLGSFPLQKRISPSPFSVQHSPFASPFATPTFCSSTPVSGSPPKANETLTKNCPLVGQDGKLDKLVSTNTEKRWSYAGNLSAGTETGYAPERD from the exons ATGGGAAGTATATCATCAGATGAAGAAGGTTATGATCAACAAAGTGAAAGATATGGTGGTAGTTATAGTTTAAGTGCTGATGTAAGTGAATCAGAAAGTTCTGGTAGTTATTCCTGTAGACGGTATGATGGAACTGAAGGTGGAGGAGGTGCTGGTGGTGCTTCAAGTTCTTTATCTTCATCTCCACTTACATCTTCTCGTGTTATGAGTAGTCTTGGAAATTCTATTTTCCCTTCTGCTTCTTCATTAATGTTGCCTGTAATTGGTAAAGATATTGTTGTTTGGGAAGATGAGAAACCTGAAAAACGTTTAGCTGATTTATCTG AAGTGGAAATGATGAAGGAAAGATTTGCTAAGCTACTACTTGGAGAAGATATGTCAGGTGGAGGGAAAGGAGTTTGTACAGCTCTTGCAATATCAAATGCCATTACTAATCTATCTG CTACTGTGTTTGGGGAACTATGGAGGTTGGAACCATTGGCACCACAGAAGAAGTCAATGTGGTGTAGAGAAATGGAATGGCTATTAAGTGTTAGTGATTCGATTGTGGAGTTAATTCCTTCAGTTCAAGATTTTCCTGGAGGTGGTACATTTGAGGTGATGAAGGCTAGACCAAGGTCTGATCTATATGTAAATCTTCCGGCACTAAAGAAGCTTGACGCCATGTTGCTTAGTATGCTTGAGAGTTTTCGTGACACTGAGTTTTGGTATGTTGAGCGTGGGGTGATTGTTGCCGAGggggatggtggtggtggtggtggtggtgatgcgtATCCACTGTCTTCGTCTAATGGGAGGCATTCAATTAGACAGGAAGAGAAGTGGTGGCTCCCTTGCCCTAAGGTGCCACATGAAGGATTATCAGACGATGCAAGAAAGACATTGCAGCAATGTAGGGACTGCACAAATCAGATTCTTAAGGCTGCTTTAGCGATTAATAGCTCTGTGCTTTGCGAAATGGAAATCCCAAGTGTATACTTGGAGACACTGCCAAAG AGTGGAAAATCTTGCTTGGGTGATATTATATATCGCTACGTAACAGCAGAGCAGTTCTCACCAGAATGTCTTCTTAATTGCTTGGACTTGTCATCAGAACACCAAACACTGGAAATAGCAAATAGCATTGAAGCTGCCGTGCTGGTTTGGAGGCAGAGAAGCGGGAAAAAACTTACAAATAATGCAAAGAATGGGAGATCTTCGTGGGGTGGAAAGGTCAAGGGGCTTGTTGGTGACAGCTCAAGAAGTCAACTTCTAGCACATAGGGCAGAAACCCTCTTGCAGAGCCTACGACTTCGGTATCCTGGACTGCCACAGACTGTGTTGGACATGAACAAGATTCAATACAACAAG GATGTTGGACAATCTATACTCGAGAGCTACTCAAGGGTGATGGAAAGCTTGGCCTTCAACATAATGGCAAGAATTGATGACGTGCTCTACGTGGATGATGCAATGAAGAAATGTGTGGCAGCAGAGTCAGTCTCTCTTTTTGGCAGAGGAGGTTTAGGTAGTTTTCCCCTGCAAAAGAGAATCTCACCAAGTCCTTTCTCAGTACAACATTCTCCATTTGCATCTCCTTTTGCAACACCAACCTTTTGTTCTTCCACACCTGTCAGCGGAAGCCCACCGAAGGCAAATGAAACCCTAACAAAGAATTGTCCTCTAGTTGGTCAGGATGGGAAGCTTGACAAATTGGTCTCAACCAATACTGAAAAGAGATGGTCATATGCTGGTAATTTGAGTGCTGGGACAGAAACTGGGTATGCCCCAGAGAGAGATTAA